The bacterium genome includes a window with the following:
- a CDS encoding T9SS type A sorting domain-containing protein, producing NPLNYSNLDDTYAHSGTYSALLRERDDDSDEMVFYSEPVAADPGDWYEVSVWAKWDSVNTNADYAPSNIVPENISDRLGMCFFFHKTSLKGNWDLTGGDQFFYFDQRDSTSDGWVQYRVVAQAPDDAVGLSCRARFNPFPEGYCWYDDFSIRKVKVVDTTSPVEDLNRGRNQVPEKFNLGQNYPNPFNPTTKIGYMIQKSGMVELTVYNIMGKKVRTLVNNIQSAGSYLIQWDGCDDNGNIVNSGVYFYQLRTENNTITKRMTFMK from the coding sequence ACAATCCACTTAACTATTCCAATCTTGATGATACCTATGCTCACAGCGGCACCTACTCGGCACTTCTCCGTGAGAGAGATGATGACAGCGACGAGATGGTATTCTACTCTGAGCCTGTTGCTGCTGATCCGGGAGACTGGTACGAGGTTAGTGTGTGGGCCAAATGGGACAGCGTCAACACCAATGCAGACTACGCTCCCAGCAATATAGTTCCCGAAAATATTTCAGATCGTCTCGGCATGTGTTTCTTCTTCCACAAGACTTCTCTTAAAGGGAATTGGGATCTTACAGGCGGAGATCAGTTCTTCTACTTTGATCAGCGTGATTCAACATCAGACGGCTGGGTGCAGTACCGTGTTGTTGCACAGGCTCCTGATGATGCAGTAGGACTTTCATGCCGTGCACGTTTTAATCCCTTCCCTGAAGGATACTGCTGGTACGATGATTTCTCTATCAGAAAAGTAAAGGTTGTTGATACCACATCTCCTGTAGAGGATTTGAACCGAGGGAGAAACCAGGTTCCTGAAAAGTTTAACCTTGGCCAGAACTATCCTAATCCGTTCAATCCTACAACTAAAATCGGATATATGATCCAAAAATCCGGTATGGTTGAATTGACTGTTTACAACATCATGGGAAAGAAGGTAAGGACTCTGGTAAATAATATTCAAAGTGCGGGATCCTACCTTATTCAGTGGGATGGATGTGACGATAACGGTAATATTGTTAATTCAGGCGTATATTTTTATCAGCTTCGCACTGAAAATAACACTATTACAAAACGTATGACATTTATGAAATAA